CGAATGAGACTGTCCGGATCGGGCATCCGGCAACCACCGCAACGCTACAAGCCGCAAATGGATACACACCGACATCGGTTCGATAGAGGTGTCGGTTCCCACACGAACGCAAAGAACCATAGCCTGATAAGCCCTTCCGTCTCTAAGACGGTGGATACGGTCGTGTCAAGATCCGGTGGTCCGCAACGGCGAGAGCGATCAGTGCGGTGCGCTTCGATCCAGATACGCATCCATCAGCCTGGCGTTGCGTAGATTGGCCTTGAACGCGACATCGAACACGTCCCCGAGTACCGGGATCGCGCCGACCAGGGTATCCAGCGCGACGTTCAGTACCATGCGCGCAAGCACCCTGGCCGGCACGCCGGCGTGCGCCGCCTGCGCGACGATGTAGAACGATGCCCCGGCCGCCGCGAGATCGCCGACCACTGGTACCAGCCCGATAAGCCCGTCGACCCCGATGCGGATACCGCCGGGCAGACGGATCGAACTGTCCATCAGCCGCGCGAGCCGGTGCACGCGCGTGCGAGCGTCGGCGGGCCGGCGCTGCGGTGCGTCAGCTGGTGACATTGCCGCGGGCTGGCGCAAACGCCGCGTTCATCGCCTGACGATGATCCACACGGCGTGAATGATGCCGGGAATATAGCCGAGCAGCGTGAGCAGAATGTTGATCCAGAAATGCTTGCCGACGCCTTCCTGCAGGAAGACGCCGAGCGGCGGCAGGAAGATCGCTATGATGATGCGTAACAGGTCCAATGGCTATGCTCCTGGGGGCGATGGGATCCCGTTCGGGCGCCGCGCGTGGCCACTCGCGAACGGGTCGAGAGACATCGCCTCTTGACCCGTCAGGCCCGAAGGCTCCGTGCGACATTCCACACTCGGCCAATACAAAGACTATACCAGATGCCACCACGCGGCATCCGTCAGTGCTTCGATTTCAGCATGTCGTCGCGCAGGTTGTCCGCCCGCGCGGCGCCGATCGCGGTTTCAACCTTTTTCACTTCCTCGGGGGGCGGAAGGACCGCTGGCAATCCGAGCGACTCGATCCATAATTCGCGGACGAAACCCTTCGTGTGGTGGAGGTGATGTTCCTCTTCCTGCCCCACCGCTTCGAACGCGGTTCTGAGTGCGCCAGTGTCCTCTCCCTGGCCGTTCTCTGCCAAGTGCCCGATCAGTTCCCAGTTCTGGAGGTCCTTGGTTTCCGCCAGAACCACGCACTCACCGGCCACAAGTTGAGCGGCCGCAGCACCGGCGTGCGCCTTCGCCATTTCCATTGCGGTGACCAGCGAATCCCCTAGGTGTGCTACCACTTCCCGGCCGGGCGTTACGGTGTCCGGGTTGAGTCCCAGTTCCTCGAACACCTTCAGCAGCACCTGCTCATGGGTGCGGGTCTGCTCAAGGTACTCCTCCCATTCACCTTTCAGGTCCTCGTTCTGCGCACATGACAGCGCGGCTTCGTAGATCTTTATACCACCGCGTTCCGTCTCGAGAGCCTGATACAACAACTCGTGCAACTGCTTCTTGATATACGGTTTATCCTTCACGGAGGCCTCCTGAATACCGGTAGGCGGCGCGCCGACAGGCGGGCTGCGTCATTTGGTTGGGTTCAACAATGCGGCAGATGCCGGCCAGTTGAATGTCCAAAGATAGGTTACGAGGCGCTGCCGGGTCGGTGCAGTAGCGAACATAGCCGTTCGGCGCCCCGGGCATGAGTCGTCCGGCCATCGTTCACTTCCCCTGATTCCAGAGTGCGGTAGCGTACGGTGACCGCGGAACGGCCGCCGTAGGCTTAATCCACTGGCGCCCGGTGCGTCGAGTTTGTCTGGAGGCAGGAATCATGGGCATCATCGTATGGCTCGTCATGGGCGGCCTGGTCGGCTGGATCGCAAGCATGATCATGGGCACCAACGCCCAGCAGGGCATCATTCTCAACATCGTGGTCGGCATCGTCGGCGCACTGATCGGCGGATGGCTGATCGGGCCGCTACTCGGCGCCGGCTCCATCAACGACGGCATTACCATCATGAGCTTCATCGTGTCGCTGATCGGTGCGGTAATACTGCTCGCCATCCTGAGCTTGTTCCAACGCAGCAGGAAACGCTGATAAATCAGCGTTTCATTAACCGGTCGGGAGGATTACCGTCGACGGGCTCCCGGAACTCCTGGGTCCGTCGACGCCGACGAGACTGGAACCGTTCCCGCCCTCGCCCTGCCGGACGACGCTGAACGAGCCGTCGGTCTCCAGGACGAACGCGCGCATCTTTTCCAACGAGTCGACCCCGGCCGAGCGGACCGCCACCCGTACTTCGTCTTCGGTTACCCGAGCCTGCCGCAGGGCCGCTGGCAGGAACTCGCCGCAGTAAAGAGCATCAGGGGCTCCCCCGTTGCCAGCCGCCGCACCCACCGGGCTCGAACGCTGGACCAGGTGACGGCGAATCGCAGGCCGATGAGCAGGGCGAAGGCCAACAGCCCTTCAGCGAGGGCGACATCCTTGGCCAGCAGGACCGTCGCCAGGGTTGAACCCAGGGCGACGGTCACAACCAGGTCGAAGGCGTTCATCTTGGAGAGTGTCCGCTTCCCCGAGACGCGAAGGAACACGATGAGCACAACGTAGGCCAGCACCCCGACAATCAGGGTGCGGAGCAGGCTATCCCATCCACTAAAGAGCATCTGTTTGCTCCTGCCGACAGTCGGGCTGCGTCATTTGGTTGGTGGATCACTGTCGCGGGATGGATGACGATGAGCGGCGACTGCAGCGATGAATGCCGGTGCGACCTCGGCCACGTCGACGCCCTCCGCCAGCAGGATACCCTCGTCTTCATCCATGACGGGTCCGATGCCGGCCATTTCCAGCAGCTCCCGTCCGGCGCCCAAAACCAGAATCGTCTTGCAGTGCCTGAACTGATCTTTGACAAACGCCATCGTATGCCCGTTACCTGCGAGCGCCTGGATCGCCTCGTTGCCATCGGGCACCACCAGCGCATCGAACAGGAATCCTGGAGCATTCTCCATCGACTTGTCCGCTTCTATCTTCTCGCCGGAATCACCAACGAACATGCCCACCCGTGGCCCCACGAAATGAACGACGGCACCCGCGTCGGTCAAGGCCTCATGAAGGGCAACGAGCGAGGCATGGTGGACACCATCCTCGACTAGCACGGCAATCTGTCGTGTGCGGACACCGCATTCGCCCGGCAGTGCCATCAGCGACAACGCCGGAGAAACGGTCACCTCCGCCGGCTCCGGCTCGGTGATGGCCTTCGGCATGGCATCGGGAACTTCCATGCCCAGTCCGCCCGCGACCTCTGCCGCCAGTTCCCGTGAAACGTTCACCAGTGAGGACAGCATTCGCACACGTATGGCGGGGACGCCCACCTTACTTAGCTCGAAGCGGAATGCGGCTGCAATATGGGCTTTCTCGACAGCCGTCTGACTATCGAAGAACAACGTGGCTTGGGCATAGTGCTCGGCGAACTTCTCCGGCTTTCCACGGACTTTGTCGTCGGCAATGGACTCGGGGAAGGACACGAATCCGGTTGTTCCGGCTTGAAAGGGGCAACCACCCGCCAAGGAATTTGGCTCGTACGCAACGCGACCGCGATTGAGCGCTTGGCGGTGCATGCCATCGCGTTGGTTGTTCTGTACCGAGGCGAGTGGTGAATTGATCGGGATCTCGTGAAAGTTGGGGCCGCCGAGTCGGGTGATCTGCGTATCGGCATAGGAATGGATACGACCGGCGAGCAACGGATCATTGGAGAAGTCGATGCCCGGTATGATGTGCGCCGTGCAGAACGCGACCTGCTCGGTTTCCGCGAAGAAGTTGTCGGGGTTTCGGTTGAGAACCATGCGGCCGACGGGCGTGAGTGGAACGAGTTCCTCCGGCACGATCTTGGTTGAGTCGAGCACATCGAAGCTGAAGCCTTCGGCTTGTTCCTCACTAAATATTTGCAGCCCCAGTTCCCATTCCGGGAATTCGCCCGATTCGATAGCTTCCCACAAATCACGCCGATGAAAATCGGGGTCCGCGCCCGAGATTTTCACGGCTTCGTCCCAGACGAGTGAGTGGGTTCCCTGCAGCGGCTTCCAGTGAAACTTGCAGAACACCGATTGACCTTGCTCGTTGACCAGACGAAAGGTATGCACGCCAAAGCCCTGCATCATCCGAAAACTGCGTGGTATCGCGCGATCCGACATCAC
The Halomonas sp. M4R1S46 DNA segment above includes these coding regions:
- a CDS encoding DUF4112 domain-containing protein, which gives rise to MSPADAPQRRPADARTRVHRLARLMDSSIRLPGGIRIGVDGLIGLVPVVGDLAAAGASFYIVAQAAHAGVPARVLARMVLNVALDTLVGAIPVLGDVFDVAFKANLRNARLMDAYLDRSAPH
- a CDS encoding GlsB/YeaQ/YmgE family stress response membrane protein, with the translated sequence MGIIVWLVMGGLVGWIASMIMGTNAQQGIILNIVVGIVGALIGGWLIGPLLGAGSINDGITIMSFIVSLIGAVILLAILSLFQRSRKR
- a CDS encoding DUF421 domain-containing protein, with protein sequence MLFSGWDSLLRTLIVGVLAYVVLIVFLRVSGKRTLSKMNAFDLVVTVALGSTLATVLLAKDVALAEGLLAFALLIGLRFAVTWSSVRARWVRRLATGEPLMLFTAASSCQRPCGRLG
- a CDS encoding catalase, producing MATNKKPARSSRVNSKGDKPVTAAQSHDGVLRTNDIVAEQASASDDLVAAMPYNRIKEQEHGHDNAVAPPPGVAVEPGSSALTASTATEDTGTAKTGGAAPLGTNATVTSLDRVRVDASDRPLTTNQGVPIGDNQNTLKAGLRGPSLLEDFILREKITHFDHERIPERIVHARGSGAHGFFEAYDALTKYTRAAPFAEKGKITPVFVRFSTVAGERGSKDTARDVRGFAVKFYTDEGNWDLVGNNIPVFFIQDAMKFPDLVHAVKPEPHHGMPQAASAHDTFWDFVSLMPESTHMLMWVMSDRAIPRSFRMMQGFGVHTFRLVNEQGQSVFCKFHWKPLQGTHSLVWDEAVKISGADPDFHRRDLWEAIESGEFPEWELGLQIFSEEQAEGFSFDVLDSTKIVPEELVPLTPVGRMVLNRNPDNFFAETEQVAFCTAHIIPGIDFSNDPLLAGRIHSYADTQITRLGGPNFHEIPINSPLASVQNNQRDGMHRQALNRGRVAYEPNSLAGGCPFQAGTTGFVSFPESIADDKVRGKPEKFAEHYAQATLFFDSQTAVEKAHIAAAFRFELSKVGVPAIRVRMLSSLVNVSRELAAEVAGGLGMEVPDAMPKAITEPEPAEVTVSPALSLMALPGECGVRTRQIAVLVEDGVHHASLVALHEALTDAGAVVHFVGPRVGMFVGDSGEKIEADKSMENAPGFLFDALVVPDGNEAIQALAGNGHTMAFVKDQFRHCKTILVLGAGRELLEMAGIGPVMDEDEGILLAEGVDVAEVAPAFIAAVAAHRHPSRDSDPPTK
- a CDS encoding DUF892 family protein, translating into MKDKPYIKKQLHELLYQALETERGGIKIYEAALSCAQNEDLKGEWEEYLEQTRTHEQVLLKVFEELGLNPDTVTPGREVVAHLGDSLVTAMEMAKAHAGAAAAQLVAGECVVLAETKDLQNWELIGHLAENGQGEDTGALRTAFEAVGQEEEHHLHHTKGFVRELWIESLGLPAVLPPPEEVKKVETAIGAARADNLRDDMLKSKH
- a CDS encoding YetF domain-containing protein; amino-acid sequence: MGAAAGNGGAPDALYCGEFLPAALRQARVTEDEVRVAVRSAGVDSLEKMRAFVLETDGSFSVVRQGEGGNGSSLVGVDGPRSSGSPSTVILPTG
- a CDS encoding YqaE/Pmp3 family membrane protein; translated protein: MDLLRIIIAIFLPPLGVFLQEGVGKHFWINILLTLLGYIPGIIHAVWIIVRR